From the genome of Pseudonocardia sp. EC080619-01:
GACTGGGGGAGTACCTGCGCAGCCGCCTCGTCGACGTCCCGGTGGTGTTGCTGGAGGGTGGGGAGGTCTAGGACGACACCGTGGTGACGACGACGGCCGCGCTGGCGGCGGACAGCGCCGCCGCGGCCGCGATCACCGCGCTGCTCACCGCGGCGGCACCCCAGTTGCCCTGCTCCAGCTCCTTGGCTCGGGTCGCGACCCGGCCCGACCACTTCGGGACCGGGTCCAGGCTCGGCAGCGTCCCGCTGGCCGAGATCAGCGCGATGATCGCGGCGAGCCGGGCGTCGGGCTCCTCGCCGCGTTCGAGGACGGCCTGCATCCGCTCCCGCAGTGCGTACTCGTAGCCGGTGTCCGCCGCGGGGAGCCTGGTCGTCGGGACCAGGCCCAGGAAACGCCTGCGCTCGCGGCGCAGGAACCCGCGCTCGACGAGGCGCTCCGTCAGCGGCTTCCAGAG
Proteins encoded in this window:
- a CDS encoding GPP34 family phosphoprotein encodes the protein MTVQSENLIVEDVLLLLMDDTYGVPAGAGTLHQTLGGAVLVELALLGRIRPEDGGAWYKGTTIVATGDGPLPDPLLQDAYDTVAARPRHVQSQLVTIGSTLWKPLTERLVERGFLRRERRRFLGLVPTTRLPAADTGYEYALRERMQAVLERGEEPDARLAAIIALISASGTLPSLDPVPKWSGRVATRAKELEQGNWGAAAVSSAVIAAAAALSAASAAVVVTTVSS